A portion of the Candidatus Nitrosocosmicus arcticus genome contains these proteins:
- a CDS encoding Nre family DNA repair protein, which produces MYARNSEEIKKRITEGWKQILRSNFNNLSEKISGGSPPSVFVSSYSYPKVKVGPLFSPLQTDSAILDHPEKWAGKAIEDIIRYKLSLIRGTHSAHVKTNLNSDRYIQSLQELTMATGSTEIEVAFEGKPKLNLEELASGTTSDSDMIHFGIVSKLEDLKLPSDISSDKKIEKTFYDKDLKAIEAINYLYEEGIEISKISKILSLGMIGIQKNRRLVPTKWSISAIDQIISSDLIKKTNTFRSFDLIRIYKYTHLGNYYSIILIPDELWSFEMHEGWIDKKGDAMIETDSEDIRGLKNYPKIGGSYFAARLAVIEFLNNQKRSASVIVLREIHPEYILPVGVWQIREGIREALRMNAITFDTLDTALSFACDNLTISKNEWIENSSLVRARKSQGRITDYFSRPEY; this is translated from the coding sequence ATGTATGCTAGGAATAGCGAGGAGATAAAAAAACGCATAACAGAAGGTTGGAAGCAGATCTTAAGATCGAACTTTAATAATCTTTCTGAAAAAATATCAGGCGGATCACCACCCTCTGTGTTTGTTAGTAGCTACTCATATCCAAAAGTAAAAGTAGGACCCTTATTTTCACCATTGCAAACCGATTCAGCAATACTGGATCATCCCGAAAAATGGGCAGGAAAGGCCATTGAGGATATAATAAGATACAAACTATCTCTAATTAGGGGCACACATTCGGCACATGTAAAAACAAATTTGAACTCTGATCGTTATATTCAATCTCTTCAGGAATTAACTATGGCAACTGGATCGACCGAAATAGAAGTTGCTTTTGAGGGAAAACCTAAATTGAATTTGGAAGAACTCGCCTCAGGGACGACATCTGATTCAGACATGATCCATTTCGGGATAGTATCAAAATTGGAGGATTTGAAACTACCTTCAGATATTTCCAGTGACAAGAAAATTGAAAAAACATTTTATGATAAGGACCTAAAAGCCATAGAAGCAATTAACTATTTATACGAAGAAGGAATTGAGATTAGTAAAATTAGTAAAATCCTAAGTTTAGGAATGATTGGAATTCAAAAAAATAGAAGACTTGTACCCACCAAATGGAGCATCTCTGCAATTGATCAAATAATTTCATCCGATTTAATAAAAAAAACAAATACCTTTCGATCATTCGATCTGATTAGGATTTACAAGTACACGCATTTGGGAAATTATTATTCCATTATTTTAATCCCAGATGAGTTATGGAGTTTTGAGATGCATGAAGGATGGATAGACAAAAAAGGAGATGCAATGATAGAAACAGATTCCGAGGATATAAGGGGTCTGAAGAATTATCCAAAAATAGGCGGATCTTATTTTGCTGCTAGGCTAGCTGTCATAGAATTTCTGAATAACCAAAAAAGAAGTGCATCAGTAATAGTCCTTAGGGAAATACATCCTGAATATATCCTCCCTGTTGGCGTCTGGCAAATTAGAGAAGGAATAAGAGAGGCTTTGAGAATGAACGCCATTACATTTGATACCCTGGACACGGCCCTATCATTCGCTTGTGATAATTTAACCATCTCAAAAAATGAATGGATTGAAAATAGCAGTTTAGTTAGAGCAAGAAAAAGTCAAGGCAGAATTACCGATTATTTCAGTAGGCCTGAATACTAA
- a CDS encoding MFS transporter: MSSFKQVFSLPVISIILARIVYAVNWFNISSIFYLILNDFKQDVSMLGLVTSGFLIGIGLFQIPAGILSAKYNAKFIIFFGTMLLSISSLLSGLSSELYQMVILRFLVGVGMAFFFGPSVILISKYLGKGSDGLGVGILNSAHSLGGIIGIFGWIIIAELIGWRASLVISGILGILSGLFLLYALQRKNHDESNNYGNNSLQEKVHIFFKSFDPNRDTSNQISKFKINFDALKCIMLSKPMIYVGLSLLGFQIAWNLVSTFTILFLRVELDITSSIAGLIGGSTLIVNVIFAPIIGRIYDKLTRKNNFNNDILLLLICGIVISVNIICFSFINIYFLIPSIMLIGIFASGGFVIPYTLARRLALEKLGLPKYEILAVSFVNGLSLLGAFWVPFIFSIMVNSFGYSLAWLFGGLLVLVFIIPIIKLRS; the protein is encoded by the coding sequence ATGTCCTCATTCAAGCAGGTATTTTCTCTTCCTGTTATCTCCATAATACTTGCTAGGATCGTGTACGCTGTAAATTGGTTCAATATTTCTTCTATTTTTTATCTAATCTTGAATGATTTTAAACAGGATGTTTCGATGCTGGGATTGGTAACTTCCGGCTTTCTAATAGGGATTGGCCTTTTTCAGATTCCAGCTGGAATACTGTCGGCAAAATACAATGCAAAATTTATAATATTTTTTGGAACAATGTTGTTGTCTATATCTTCTCTTCTTTCAGGGCTAAGTTCAGAGTTATATCAAATGGTAATTCTAAGATTCCTAGTAGGAGTTGGGATGGCGTTTTTCTTTGGTCCTAGCGTTATTCTTATTTCAAAATATTTAGGGAAAGGATCCGATGGACTTGGTGTTGGTATTTTGAATTCCGCTCATTCATTGGGTGGAATTATTGGAATATTTGGTTGGATCATCATTGCGGAGCTTATCGGATGGAGGGCCAGTCTAGTAATCAGCGGAATTCTAGGAATACTTAGTGGATTGTTCTTGTTATACGCTCTCCAGAGAAAAAATCATGATGAATCAAATAATTATGGGAATAATTCTTTGCAGGAAAAAGTACATATTTTTTTTAAATCCTTTGACCCGAACAGAGATACCAGCAATCAAATCTCTAAATTCAAAATTAATTTTGATGCACTCAAATGTATCATGTTGAGTAAACCTATGATTTATGTAGGGTTATCATTGCTTGGCTTCCAAATAGCCTGGAATTTAGTCTCTACTTTCACCATCCTATTTCTTAGAGTCGAACTTGATATTACATCTTCAATAGCGGGTCTAATTGGGGGATCAACCTTGATTGTGAATGTTATATTTGCTCCTATTATTGGTAGAATTTATGATAAACTAACTCGAAAAAACAATTTTAATAATGATATATTATTGTTGCTAATATGTGGAATAGTAATTTCAGTAAATATCATTTGTTTTTCATTCATTAATATTTATTTCTTGATACCCTCAATAATGCTAATTGGAATTTTTGCGTCAGGAGGATTTGTAATTCCATATACATTGGCAAGGCGATTGGCCTTGGAGAAATTGGGATTGCCTAAATATGAAATTCTTGCCGTTAGTTTTGTTAATGGATTATCTTTACTCGGAGCTTTCTGGGTTCCATTTATATTCTCTATTATGGTGAATTCATTTGGTTATTCTTTGGCATGGTTATTTGGTGGATTATTGGTTTTAGTTTTCATAATTCCTATCATTAAACTCCGCAGCTAA